One genomic window of Pseudoxanthomonas sp. includes the following:
- a CDS encoding DUF1837 domain-containing protein: MGESKDGLEKLEADLAALRDQVQLSNYVALTTSSADPSQPATSLMHVRLQENIANVQSLARYLWSRTANYALSRKRRLEFAAEQAALPPGDMSVSLSIAEAARDAFLEFNERYPHRSSEVGEVLAYCIAIEQLGAAQLAAKMSLKTNSNMPVHGLDGIHAAVEGGWLVIYFLESKLSKTANGGAADFAESVADFASNKKQYRREYSIVRDLGNLDTLDEESRKIALRYFDVMASPDDVPKRERYVGVVLYSDDKLFKDLPPVNSQQHPGFHEKELAAIYSQELEHHQNAAMKHLTDRGADPNKCIVYFVVVPDTNEVRELFYGAMGHVPKQIQS, encoded by the coding sequence ATGGGGGAGTCCAAAGATGGACTGGAAAAGCTCGAGGCAGACTTGGCCGCGCTCAGAGACCAAGTTCAGCTATCTAATTACGTCGCTCTGACGACCTCCTCTGCGGATCCGTCGCAGCCGGCGACCAGTCTGATGCACGTACGGCTCCAAGAGAACATAGCGAACGTACAAAGTCTTGCCCGATATCTCTGGAGCAGAACGGCAAACTACGCGCTATCTCGCAAGCGGAGGCTTGAGTTCGCCGCTGAGCAGGCCGCCCTCCCACCTGGCGACATGAGCGTTTCACTCTCAATCGCGGAGGCGGCACGCGATGCTTTTCTAGAATTCAACGAGAGGTACCCCCACCGCTCGAGCGAAGTGGGCGAAGTTCTTGCCTATTGCATAGCCATCGAGCAGCTGGGCGCGGCGCAGCTTGCCGCCAAGATGTCATTGAAGACGAATAGCAACATGCCTGTGCATGGCCTCGACGGCATTCATGCCGCCGTCGAGGGAGGCTGGCTAGTGATCTATTTCTTGGAGTCAAAGCTAAGCAAGACCGCCAACGGCGGTGCCGCTGACTTCGCGGAGTCGGTCGCGGACTTCGCTTCCAACAAAAAGCAATACCGTCGTGAGTACTCTATCGTCAGGGACCTAGGAAATCTCGACACATTGGACGAGGAGAGCCGCAAGATCGCCTTGCGCTACTTCGACGTCATGGCGTCCCCCGACGACGTTCCCAAGCGCGAACGCTACGTGGGAGTGGTGCTGTATTCGGACGACAAGTTGTTCAAGGATCTCCCTCCGGTGAACAGCCAGCAGCACCCTGGCTTTCATGAGAAGGAGCTTGCCGCTATCTACTCGCAGGAACTTGAACATCACCAGAATGCTGCCATGAAACACCTCACCGACCGCGGTGCCGATCCCAACAAGTGCATCGTCTACTTCGTTGTCGTCCCCGATACGAATGAAGTGCGCGAGCTGTTTTACGGCGCCATGGGCCATGTACCAAAACAAATACAATCATGA
- a CDS encoding DEAD/DEAH box helicase encodes MSSFALELSQRFTTNDKYWRLLASLQSAGVSTTLEKAPETKEVDPDELAKLLYCAEVFVQTEDETLHRQAQEIAIQSLLIAKDRQTRGRALDLLSELGNFPSLNFAERNIGKGDDTLLGLVNRRISERANSLQIGKETLVLTAYQRMVWKNLSTTAAQVITAPTSAGKSFLVLEHLCRQVESSEHFTAVYLTPTRALLSEVESKLHARFSGQTDVRISAIPSLDQLDRPKQIYVLTQERLSSLLSLAPDNLSFNIVVVDEAQNIADDARGMILQDCLERIAQRSSATKVILLAPGAEGMPAVARSFGVTDLVQLSTKLSPVQQNRIVLSKVKGNHFELNMALMGREGVRMPMGNVRVEQSLQSKTSRLANIAIELGGNDGSLIYETGAREAEKTAAQLNTLLESRRRELKDASLEALSSFIEEHVHPEYQLASMVLQGVAYHYGRMPSLLREAIETSFKQSEGGVKYLVCTTTLAQGVNLPARNVFIDTPTRGAGKLLDPALLWNFAGRAGRLNHDIVGNVFLLNYEEWGTKPMDKFVPFQVKPALAETLVNDGAAVAQALRDGVMPSEQISKPETFRIRACAGLLVAHAARKDLKTYLARVMPSSEDAIVDDLVGAAESAYATIRLPDDILVENWTIDPFGLRKLYDFLVTKIGEGAVHELIPVPPADAPKGHYEKIFGRMVELATDKSMKFGLLAAPLAIWWMKGMPYPVMLKLWAARRTRTEEKKAAAAEAEGKKPPKPKTINQHIYEAFSLIEDVVRFQFVQLGKAYRDVLLLALRDTGNEALVPNVYPFALALELGVSTEAGTAYVELGLSRIAAAALEALAPHGETLTAAGARKLLTDLDPANTTLSPIILGELRRLGLVNETNFESATEA; translated from the coding sequence ATGAGCTCGTTTGCCCTCGAACTGTCACAGCGTTTCACAACCAACGACAAGTATTGGAGGCTGCTGGCCAGCCTGCAGTCGGCAGGCGTCTCCACGACGCTTGAGAAGGCCCCTGAGACGAAGGAAGTCGACCCCGACGAACTTGCCAAGCTTTTGTACTGTGCCGAGGTATTCGTTCAGACCGAAGATGAAACCCTGCACCGTCAGGCTCAAGAGATTGCCATCCAGTCCCTGCTGATTGCCAAGGACAGACAGACGCGTGGGCGCGCGCTTGACCTCCTGAGTGAGCTGGGAAATTTTCCTAGTCTGAATTTCGCTGAGCGGAACATCGGCAAGGGCGACGACACCCTGCTTGGGCTTGTCAACCGCCGAATATCAGAGCGGGCCAACAGTCTCCAGATTGGAAAAGAGACTCTCGTACTCACTGCGTATCAGCGAATGGTCTGGAAGAACCTGTCGACAACGGCCGCCCAAGTCATCACCGCGCCGACGTCGGCTGGCAAGTCTTTCTTAGTGCTCGAACACCTTTGCCGGCAAGTCGAGAGCAGCGAGCACTTCACCGCTGTGTACCTGACGCCGACGCGTGCCTTGCTGTCAGAGGTCGAGAGCAAACTGCACGCTCGATTCAGTGGGCAAACTGACGTCAGAATTTCGGCGATCCCGTCTCTTGATCAGCTTGATCGGCCGAAGCAAATCTACGTACTCACGCAGGAACGACTCAGCAGCCTTCTTTCATTGGCGCCGGACAACTTGTCTTTCAACATCGTAGTCGTCGACGAGGCTCAGAACATCGCTGACGACGCGCGAGGTATGATTCTTCAGGACTGTCTTGAAAGGATCGCCCAGCGATCCTCAGCAACAAAGGTCATTCTGCTAGCACCTGGCGCGGAGGGGATGCCGGCGGTGGCCCGGTCTTTTGGTGTCACTGACTTGGTGCAACTCTCAACCAAACTGTCGCCGGTCCAACAAAATCGCATTGTTCTCAGCAAGGTCAAAGGCAATCATTTCGAGCTAAACATGGCCCTGATGGGGCGCGAAGGCGTTCGAATGCCGATGGGCAACGTGAGGGTCGAACAGTCCCTTCAAAGCAAGACCAGCCGCCTTGCCAACATCGCTATCGAATTGGGCGGCAATGACGGGTCACTCATTTACGAGACCGGCGCCCGGGAGGCGGAAAAGACTGCAGCGCAGCTCAACACCCTTCTGGAATCAAGGAGAAGAGAGCTCAAAGACGCGTCGCTGGAGGCGCTGTCCTCATTCATCGAAGAGCACGTCCACCCTGAGTACCAGCTGGCATCCATGGTGCTGCAAGGCGTCGCCTACCACTACGGTCGCATGCCTAGCCTGCTTCGCGAGGCTATAGAGACCTCATTTAAGCAAAGCGAGGGCGGGGTCAAGTACCTAGTCTGCACAACGACTCTTGCCCAGGGAGTCAACTTGCCGGCTCGCAACGTATTCATCGACACCCCCACTCGGGGTGCGGGAAAGTTACTGGATCCGGCACTGCTATGGAACTTCGCAGGCCGTGCCGGCAGGCTCAACCACGACATCGTTGGCAACGTATTCCTTCTCAACTATGAGGAGTGGGGCACGAAGCCAATGGATAAGTTCGTGCCGTTCCAAGTCAAGCCGGCCCTCGCTGAGACTCTTGTCAACGATGGAGCAGCGGTTGCTCAGGCGTTGCGCGACGGAGTTATGCCATCAGAGCAAATCAGCAAGCCCGAGACATTCCGCATTCGCGCGTGTGCCGGCCTCCTTGTGGCACATGCAGCGCGCAAGGACCTCAAGACCTATCTTGCCCGCGTAATGCCGTCGTCGGAGGACGCGATTGTTGATGACCTAGTTGGCGCTGCGGAAAGCGCTTACGCGACCATTAGGCTACCGGATGACATCTTGGTAGAGAACTGGACCATTGACCCGTTCGGGTTGCGCAAACTCTACGACTTCCTCGTAACCAAGATTGGCGAGGGCGCTGTCCACGAGTTGATTCCCGTCCCGCCGGCCGACGCACCCAAAGGGCACTACGAGAAGATTTTCGGTCGCATGGTCGAACTGGCGACGGACAAGTCGATGAAGTTCGGGCTGCTCGCTGCGCCGTTGGCCATCTGGTGGATGAAGGGCATGCCCTACCCTGTGATGCTGAAACTGTGGGCTGCGCGTCGTACGAGGACGGAAGAAAAAAAGGCAGCCGCAGCCGAAGCCGAAGGAAAGAAGCCACCGAAGCCGAAGACTATCAACCAACACATCTATGAGGCGTTCTCGCTCATTGAGGATGTCGTTAGATTCCAGTTTGTGCAGCTAGGCAAAGCTTATCGAGACGTCTTGCTCCTTGCGTTGCGCGATACTGGGAACGAAGCCCTTGTTCCGAACGTCTATCCGTTCGCACTCGCTTTGGAACTCGGAGTTTCCACTGAAGCTGGGACCGCCTACGTAGAACTGGGGCTTTCGAGAATCGCTGCCGCAGCACTTGAGGCTCTTGCGCCACATGGTGAAACCTTGACCGCCGCTGGCGCAAGGAAATTGCTGACTGACTTGGATCCGGCCAACACTACGCTAAGCCCCATCATCCTAGGCGAGTTGCGCCGGCTCGGTCTTGTGAATGAGACAAATTTCGAGTCTGCAACGGAAGCTTGA